Part of the Spiroplasma endosymbiont of Poecilobothrus nobilitatus genome is shown below.
AACAATCAGAACAACCAGAACAATATGAGCAACCAAAACAAGTGGCAAAACCAATTAATGTAGCTGATGATGATGAATTATTTAATTTTGCTAATGAACAAGAATTTAATAACAATTCCAAAATTTCAAAAAAAGAAACAAAACGTTTAATGAAAGAAGAATTAAAAGCAGCCAAAATGCAAGCAAAATTAGAAAAACAGAATCATAAAAAAGCAAAGCGTAAAGGGGCGCTTGATATTGAGGAATTATACCCAATTGTAGAATAAAAAGCAAATTAATTTTGCTTTTTATTTTTTTAAAATATTTTAAATTTATGGTTTTAATTTTGTAGAAAACTCTTGATGAAATAAAAAAATCATCAATATGATAACTTTAAAAGAAAATTATATAAACTTTTAATATTGTTATTTAACTTTTTTATACGTTAAAATATAATACCGATGATTGTTGGTTTGGCGTTAAACCTTTATGCTGGCATTTTCATTTTCAGAGATTTAAATAATTTTGAATGTTCGTGAAACCTAAGCCATGATAATGAATTAAGGATTCTTTAAGATTTGATTGTAATTTACTAATTTTATTTAACTCCCGATAACTAGCATTAGGATTTGTACTAGTTTTAGTTGCTAATAAAATAGAATTTGTTTGTTTTGCTACTAATAAATATAATGGTTGCATGTCAGAAATAATAATTGAATTTTCTTTGATTAATTGTTTATTAATATTTTCAATAATTCACTGTTTTTGTAATCGTTTTGTGTTGGTTGATTTAACATAAATATTATTATTGCTATCAACAGCCATTTGAATACAACATTTAGTGTTGGTTGAAAATGAATTGAATCAAGATGAATTTTTCTTTTATCAAATTTATCTTTAAAATTACCTTTGTGGATTTCTTTAATAAATGTTTCATCGATTTGAATTTGGCCATTTAACGTTTTAAATTTTAATTGGGTGTTTTCTAATTGTTTTGATTTCATTATTTTTTGGCGATTATATCAAGCGGTTTTCGGTGATGTTTTAATAAAGCGGGAAATCATTTTACTATATTGGCCTAATAATGAAATTTGAATCAATAAATTTCACTGTTCATATTTTAAATGACTTCAATACGTAAAATGATCACGAAAAGCATCAAAACTAGCACGACATTTTTTGCATAAATATTTTTGTTTTCCTTCAGGATTATGACCATTTTTAACACAATAAAAAGATTGACAATTAGGACATTTAATACCTTTATCCCTAAATTTTTGATCAATTTCATTTAAGCGTTTTTGTTTTTTAATTAATTCTGCTTCTTTTTTGACTTTTTCATGAAATTATAAAAATTGATCATCTGTTAAACTATTTATTAATTCTTCAATTATTTTTTCCATTAATTATTCACCTCGTATATTAAAAATATACCTAATTTTAGGTATATTTTATAAATATCAAGAGTTTTCTACAAAATTAAAGATTTATGGTTGTTTTTTAAATAAAATTAATGTTATAATGATTTAGGTTTTCGGGCTATAGCTCAGTTGGTTAGAGCGCACCCCTGATAAGGGTGAGGCCGATGGTTCAAGTCCATTTAGCCCGACCATTTTTTATAAGAATTTTGGGCCTGTAGCTCAGCTGGGAAAGCACCCGCCTTGCACGCAAGGAAGGGGGTCGACGGTTCGATCCCGTTCGGGTTCACCATTTCAAAATAAATTTAAAAAATTAATTAAAAAAGCATATTAAATTATTAATATGCTTTTTTAATTGAATTTAAAGGTTGTTTGTTGCTATTATCCTTAATTTTTGTGGGGGAAAGTTTAATATAATTGCTTTTTTAGTATAATATATCTAATGCAAAACAGAATATAAACAGGGGTGAAGTATGTCAATTTTTGATAAAAATGAAAACGAAAGATATGCATATTTTTTAACGAATTTTAAAGAAATACTTGCATATTGAGTAGTTATGATTAATGGTCAATTTATTAAGTCATCATTAGATAATTCATCAACTAAATTATTTGGAATGAATGTTGATAAAGCAATTTTATTTTTTGATATTAATTTAGATTCAAATAATGAATTACATGAATTAGGGATTATTAAAGAAAGTTATAGTATTGATTTAAAAAATGATTTAGATTTGAATTTAGGGAAAAAAATAAATAAGAAAAACGAAGGAAAAAATTATGATTTAATTTATAAACAAATTGATAATTTTTTTATTGAAGATTCAGAATTATTGAAATTTTGTGAATATACATTAAATATTACTAATTTATCAATGGAAACGGATGGACCAACAATTAGTGCTTTGAATAATTACAAATCAGTTGCTTTTAATAGTTATCCAACAAAAATTTATGAATTATTAGATTGATTTGGTATTGAAATTGTTGATGCAATTAATAACGGATTAAAAGTAAAACGTTTTGGTGTTAAAGACAATAGCGCTGGTAGTAATAGCAAGATAAGAAGAAAACCAAGATTAATGTCAAACAAAACTTTAAAAAATATTGATAATGATGATAACAAAATTAATAAAGAAATAATTTTTACTGAGTATTTTGCAAATAATGGTAATATTAGTGCTAAGTTAATTGCTTTAAATAAGTTGTTACCACTGTTAGAAGAAAAACGAGCTGAAATTAAAGATTTTAATCCTAAGTTAGAATATGATATTTTTAGTTTTTTACAACATACAAAATATCGTAATTCTTTAACATATCAAGAAGATAGCGAAGCTGAAAAATGTTTGGATAAAGTTTTTAAAAAAGCGATGCTATCGTTATATTTATTAGATATTGGTTAAAAAACGAAGAAAAAAATAAGACTGCACCCCAAAAAGTAAGTAAAATAAAAAAAGATTTTGTTAAATTTTTATAGGGGGTGCATTTTTATATGGCAAAAAAAGGGCAAAAATATAACAAATATACATCAGAATTTAGAACAAAAATCATTGAGGAAATTAAACAAAAAAGTTTTTGAATAGTAGCAAAACAATATAATATAAATGCAAATACAGCAGAATCTTGATGAACAAATCATAAAAAAGGAAAATTAAACAATCCTAAAGGACCTAAAATTTCTTTTGCCAAAAGAAATTTAGAATATTATAAAACAAGGTATGAATTATTAAAAAAGATCCATGACTTTTACAATTAAGAAAACTAAGAATAGTCTCTTTTATTAAAAAAAATTGTCGTGAATATTCAATAAAATTATTACTAGAAGTAACAGGGTTAAAATGGAATGGTAACACTTTTTAGGGCACTTTTTATATAGACATTTGTTTTCTAAAAGTAACTGGAGATAAATAATTTAAACTGCCATGAATTCGAATATTGTTATATCAATGCACAAAATCAAAAAGTTCGTATTTTAATTGTGTTAAATTTTTAAATTTTTTACCCTTAATAAATTCAGTTTTAAAAGTTTTGTAAGTTGTTTCAGCCACAGCATTATCATAAGGGCAGCCTTTATTGCTTAATGATCTTTTAATATTAAAAGTTATTAAAATTTCATCAATGATTTTATTTTTAAACTCATTACCACGATCAGTATGAAATAGAGTTATTTGATTTAATGGTCGTGTTATTTTATGAAAAGCTTGTTGGACCAGTTCGGCTGTTTTATTCGGCCCAGCACTATAACCAATTATTTCACGATTAAACAAGTCAATTAATAAACAAATATAATGTCATTTAGCGCCAACTTGAACATATGTTAAATCACTAACAATAACTTCATTAGGTTTTTTGTTGTTAAATTGACGATTTAAAATATTATTAATTTGGTCATTATTGACTGTTGTTTTATGATTATGATATTTTAATTTGGTGTATTTAGAAACCAAATTATTTTTGATCATAAAGAATCTTATTTTTCGCCGCGATAAGATGATATCTTTTCTGTTTAAAATAATGGATAGGCTACAATTATTAGGACCATAATTATATAGACTTAAAAATTAGATAAAATTATTAAGAAAGAAGGAATATAAAAATGGGAAATAAAACTTCATACTCTGAAGAATTTAAAAAACAAATTATCATGCTATATAAAAATGGTAAAAGTGTTATTAATCTAGGGCAAGAATATAATTTACCAAAACCAACTATTTATAGTTGAGTTAAAAATTATAATAATTCTGGTTCATTTAAAGCAAAAGACAATCTCACACTAGAAGAAAATGAAATAATAACTTTACGAAAAGAACTTAAAGACTTGAAAATGGAAAATGACATTTTAAAGCAAGCCGCACTGATAATGGCCAAAAAATAACAATAATTAATAACAACAAAACAAAATATTCAGCAAGAAAAATATGTAAGATTTTGGGTTTATCAAAATCAACGTATTATTATCAAACTAATAAATGCATTAACAAGCAAGTTAATAATTATGAACAAGAAATTATCAGTGCCTTTAATAAAAGCCGCAAAATTTATGGGGCTCGCAAAATTAAAGTTATTTTAAACAGAAAAGATATCATCTTATCGCGGCGAAAAATAAGATTCTTTATGATCAAAAATAATTTGGTTTCTAAATACACCAAATTAAAATATCATAATCATAAAACAACAGTCAATAATGACCAAATTAATAATATTTTAAATCGTCAATTTAACAACAAAAAACCTAATGAAGTTATTGTTAGTGATTTAACATATGTTCAAGTTGGCGCTAAATGACATTATATTTGTTTATTAATTGACTTGTTTAATCGTGAAATAATTGGTTATAGTGCTGGGCCGAATAAAACAGCCGAACTGGTCCAACAAGCTTTTCATAAAATAACACGACCATTAAATCAAATAACTCTATTTCATACTGATCGTGGTAATGAGTTTAAAAATAAAATCATTGATGAAATTTTAATAACTTTTAATATTAAAAGATCATTAAGCAATAAAGGCCGCCCTTATGATAATGCTGTGGCTGAAACAACTTACAAAACTTTTAAAACTGAATTTATTAAGGGTAAAAAATTTAAAAATTTAACACAATTAAAATACGAACTTTTTGATTTTGTGCATTGATATAACAATATTCGAATTCATGGCAGTTTAAATTATTTATCTCCAGTTACTTTTAGAAAACAAATGTCTATATAAAAAGTGTCCTAAAAAGTGTTGCCATTCCAATACTTTTTATTAGTACTTACTAAAATGGGTGCACTCTAAAATAATTCGTTTTTTATTTATTAAAATTATTTTAAGAAGTTTTCCGTTATAATTTGTAGTAGGTGATTATGATGAAAGTTATTTTAATTAAAGATGTTAAAGGAAAAGGAAAAGTTAATGATGTAATTGATGTTGCTGATGGTTATGCAAAAAATTATTTAATTAAAGAAGGTTTTGCAATTCTAACAACTTCTGCTAATTTGGCTAAATTAAATGTTGTTTTATCACAGCAAGCAGCACAAAAAGCAACAACAAAAGCTTATTTAGAAGAATTAAAAGCAGCATTAGAAGAATTAACATTGAATTTTAAATTAAAAGTTCATGATAATAAAACATTTGGTTCTGTTTCTTTAACACAAATTGAAGATCGATTAGCGAAAGAATTTAACTTAAAAGTTGATAAAAAGAAATTTATTGATAATAATAATTTAACAAGTTTTGGGTTACATTACCTAAAAATTAAATTAGCTCCAAATATAATTGCAACATTAAAAGTGATGGTAGAAAAAAAGGAGAGTTAATTAATGGAAAACATCAATAAAACAGAATTAAATAAACTTAATGTTATTAATGATGCGGAAAAAAATGTTTTAGCAATAATTGCACACTCCATTACAGCGGCTGAAGAAGTTTTTTTAATTTTAACAGAAGAAGATTTTACTGTAATGAATTACAAAGTAATTTTCAAAGCTTTACAAGAACAATTTTCAGCAAAGGTTGCAATTAATATTACAACATTAAGCAATTATATGTTAAAAAATAATATTTTAAATAAAATTGGTGGCATTGAATTTTTAACTGATTTATTTCAATCATATACAACAGATGCTAATTTATCTGAATATTTAGATATTATTATTAAAAATACAACCTCACGTCGATTAAAGGCTGTTGTTGATAGTATTAATCGTCAGATTGATGCTCATCAGCCAATTGATGAAGTTGTTAGTCACGCAGAAAAAGAAATCTTAGATGTTAAAAAGGAGCGAAAAGGGAATTTATTTAAAACTTCATATGACGAAGTTGATAAAGTACTACAAAAAATTGAATTGTTAGAAAATTCCTGCGAAATGTTAACAGGAAGTCCAAGTGGTTTTCGTGATTTAGATCGTATGACATCAGGTTTTCAAAAAGGGGATTTTATTATTTTAGCGGCACGTCCTTCAATGGGAAAGACAGCATTAGCTTTAAATTTTGCTGTTAAATCAGCTGCTCAATCAAAAAAAGCAGTTGCTATTTTTTCAGTTGAAATGCCAGCAGAACAATTAATTCAAAGAATGCTAGGAAGTTATTCAACAGTTGATTCTGTTAAAGTCCGAACTGGTAAAGGGTTACAAACGCGTGATTGAGAAAATATTACCAAGGCGGCAGATTTTTTAAAACAAACAAAATTATTTATTGATGATACGCCAGGTTTGAAAGTCATTGAATTACAGTCAAAGTTAAGAAAATTATGTCGTGAAAACGAAGTTGGCTTAGTTGTTATTGATTATTTACAATTACTTAGCACTGGAACTCATTTTGGCGATTCACGTCAACAAGAAGTTTCAACAATTTCCCGGCAACTTAAAGTATTATCTCGTGAATTAGAGGTTCCGATTATTTGTTTATCCCAATTATCACGGTTAGTTGAAAAACGAGAAGACAAAAGGCCAATTATGTCTGACTTACGTGATTCAGGGGCAATTGAACAAGATGCGGATATTATTATGTTTTTATTTCGAGAAGAATATTATACTGCTAACGATTCAAATAAAATGGAAGGACCAATGTTAGAAACAGAAAAGGCACAATTAATTTTATCAAAGCATCGAAATGGCCCAACTGGGAGTGTTGAATTATTATTTGTAAAAAAACACGGTTCATTTGCTGATTATGGTTTGCAAAATACAAAAATTTAGGATACTATATTAATTAGTGAAAAATAAATTAGTGTTTAAGAAAAGAGTACTATAATGCGTAAGTTATTATCAATTTTTGCAGCAACAACTTTGGTTACAGCATCATCAGCATCAGCTGTCGCTTGTAGTGGTGCACTACAAGGAAAACCTATTTCTACTTTTATGTATAATGGAAATCAAAAATTTAGTCATGCCCCAACAGCAACTGGTAAATCAACAAATGGAATTGATGATGTAACACAATCAGGAAAAGATGAAAATGGTGCTCCTTATGAATACAGTTTACAGGGTGGGCAATTGGGTTTAATTAATAATGCAATTAAATCTATTTTACATGGTATAAATTTGACAAAAGATAATAGTGTAACAACTGGTAAAGGAACAAAGTGAACTGATGAGCAAATTGCAGCTGGCTTAAAAGGGCAAAAGGATGAACTAATTAAAACTGCAAAAACTGATGCGCAAGATCCTTTTGATAGTAGTAAAAAAAATAATCAAAAAGTATTATGAGAAGAATTTTTTAACAATTATTCAACTAGTTATGACTCATACTATAGCCAAGTTGCTTTCCTTGCAAATGAAAATAAAACAATTTTAAATAAAACAAATGATAATTTGGTTACAATGACTGGGAATGCAGAAAATACAAAGAATAAAGAATGAGTTAAAGAACAAACTTGGCCAGATGGCAAAAAAACTCCTTATACACCTTCATCATTAAAAGTATTATCACCTATAGCAACGATTCTTGAATGATTAAATGATCCAAAAAATGGCTATAATCAAGGTTATGATCAAATTGATCAAAATCGCGGATATCAATCAGCACGTTATATTGCAATTGTTATTCCTAATGTGACAATTCGCTTTGAGTTTCAAGGAGAACATAATCGTTTTACTTTTACAGTAACAATTGATAAATTAGTAGGTTATGCAAATTATCTTGTTTACGAAAATCCAAATAGTACAAAAGATAATACAACTTATGGTCATCAATGATTTTTCCTAAGTTATGGTTTTTATGACTTTGAGAGTTTAAAAGATGATGATGATTATCATCACTATAATTTTAATGCTATTCCAGATGATGTTAAGATTGATCAAAATATTAAAATTGCATTAGGATTTGTTAAAAAAAATGATTATAAAGGAATTTTAACAGAGGAGGAAGATAAGGAAGTTGGCAAAAGTGGTCAATTCCCAACACCAGAAACAGATTATACTTTCCCAGCTCTAAAATGAAAAATTAATGTTGATTCAATTACTGACCAATATAAATAATTGATATTAAAATTCTGGCAATTGGTTCATTAGATAAAAAGTATCTAGTAATGGGCTATGAAACTTTTCTTGAACGAATTAAGCATTATGCAAAATTAGAAATTATTGAATTAAAAGAAGTTAATAATAATAATAATAATAATAATAAACAAGTAACAATTAATGAACAAACAGCATTAGTAATAAAAAAACTATTAGATTATTCAGAATATTATTTTAATTTTGTAGAAAACTCTTGATTAAATAAAAAAAATCATCAATATGATAACTTTAAAAGAAAATTATATAAACTTTTAATATTGTTATTTAACTTTTTTATACGTTAAAATATAATACCGATGATTGTTGGTTTGGCGTTAAACCTTTATGCTGGTATTTTCATTTTCAGAGATTTAAATAATTTTGAATGTTCGCGAAACCTAAGCCATGATAATGAATTAAGGATTCTTTAAGATTTGATTGTAATTTACTAATTTTATTTAACTTCCGATAACTAGCATCAGGATTTGCACTAGTTTTAGTTGCTAATAAAATAGAATTTGTTTGTTTTGCTACTAATAAATATAATGGTTGCCTGTCAGAAATAATAATTGAATTTTCTTTGATTAATTGTTTATTAATATTTTCAATAATTCACTGTTTTTGTAATCGTTTTGTGTTGGTTGATTTAACATAAATATTATTATTGCTATCAACAGCCATTTGAACACAACATTTAGTGTTGGTTGAAAATGAATCAAGATGAATTTTTCTTTTATCAAATTTATCTTTAAAATTACCTTTGTGGATTTCTTTAATAAATGTTTCATCAATTTGAATTTGGCCATTTAACGTTTTAAATTTTAATTGGGTGTTTTCTAATTGTTTTGATTTCATTATTTTTTGGCGATTATATCAAGCGGTTTTCGGTGATGTTTTAATAAAGTGGGAAATCATTTTACTAGATTGCCCTAATAATGAAATTTGAATCAATAAATTTCACTGTTCATAATTTAAATGACTTCAATACGTAAAATGATCACGAAAAGCATCAAAACTAGCACGACATTTTTTGTATAAATATTTTTGTTTTCCTTCAGGATTATGACCATTTTTAACACAATAAAAAGATTGACAATTAGGACATTTAATACCTTTATCCCTAAATTTTTGTTCAATTTCATTTAAGCGTTTTTGTTTTTTAATTAATTCTGCTTCTTTTTTGACTTTTTCATGAAATTCTAAAAATTGATCATCTGTTAAACTATTTATTAATTCTTCAATTATTTTTTCCATTAATTATTCACCTCTTATATTAAAAATATACCTAATTTTAGGTATATTTTATAAATATCAAGAGTTTTCTACAAAATTAAAGAAATATTTTAATTTTTTTCTTAAAAAAGACTTGCATTATTGCCTATTATCCAATAAAATAAATAAGCATGTATATTTTGTGTAGACATCTTTTGTGGTCTATCACCGATACACTGATAGGCGTTGCAAATGTTTACACAAAAAATATGAATAAATTAGGAGGAAAAATAATGGCTCAAACTAAAATGAGAATTAAATTAAAAGGTTTTGATCACCGTGTGGTTGATCAATCAATTAAAAAAATCATTGAAGCAGCTCAAGCAGCAGGAGTAGAGGTAAAAGGACCAATCCCTTTACCAACTGATCGTAATATCATTACTATTTTAAGAGCAACTCATAAATATAAAGATTCAAGAGAACAATTTGAAATGAGAACACATAAAAGAATTATTGATATTATTAATCCTGATGGTTCAAAGGTAATTGACACTTTAAAAAGAGTGCAGTTACCAAGTGGTGTAGAAATTGAAATGAAATAAATAACCATTCTTAAATTTAATTTATAGACAAGATATACATGACGTATTTTCAAGGAGGAAAGAAATGAAAGGAATCTTAGGGCGCAAAATTGGTATGACACAAATTTTTGCTACCGATGGTAGATTAATACCAGTTACAGTAGTTGAAGTAGAACCTAATGTTGTTTTACGAGTGTTGACAAAAGAACAAAATAGTTATCAAGCGCTTCAATTAGCTGTCGAAGATAAAAGAATTAGCTTGGTTTCAAAACCAGACCAAGGACAATTCAAAAAAGCGAATACAACACCTAAGCGCTTCGTTAAAGAAATCATAAATATGGATGGTTATAATCCTGGCGATATTATTAAAGCTGATATTTTTACTGCTGGGGAATTCGTTGATGTTACAGGAACTTCAAAAGGGAAAGGATTTACCGGTTCAATTAAAAGACATAACTATTCACAGGGGCCAATGGGACATGGCTCAGGTTATCACCGTGGTGTTGGGTCAATGGGAGCTATTGCCCCAAATCGAATTTTAAAATCTAAAAAAATGCCTGGACATATGGGAACCGAAAAAGTAACAATTCAAAATTTAGAAGTTATTGCAATTGATACTGAAAAAAATGCTTTATTGGTAAAAGGTTCAATTCCAGGTCCAAAAAAACAGTTTGTAGTTATTAAAGAAGCAATTAAAGGTTTAAAACCAAATACACCAACAGAACTAGTTAAAAGAACTATTGAAACAAAAACACCAGAGCCCACAGCAAAAGAAGAAAAACCAGTTGAAGGAGTTGTTGATGCAACAGTTGATACAACCCCAACGGCAGTCACTGATGCACACCAGCCAGCATCAAAGACAGAATAGTTTTGTAGAAAGGAATTTTAAAATGAAATTACAAGTACTTGATGCGAAGGGAACAAGCGTTAAAGAAATTAGTGTAAATGATGACATTTGAGGAATTGAGCCACATCAGCAAGCAATGTTTGATGCTGTTATTGCGCAACAGGCCGCAATGCGTCAAGGCACACACAAAACTAAGACAAGAACTGAAGTATCTGGTGGGGGAAGAAAACCTTGAAGACAAAAAGGAACTGGTCGTGCTCGCCAAGGTTCAATTAGAGCACCGCAATGAAAAGGGGGGGGGGTTGTTTTTGGTCCAACTCCAGAAAAAAATTATTTAAAACATGTCAATAAGAAAGTCAGAAAATTAGCAATTAAATCTTCATTATCGTTGAAAGTTCAAGAAAAAAATATTATGATAATTGATCAATTTGGAATTGACAAACCTTCAACAAAAGCAATGGTTGAAGTTTTAAATAATTTAAAAGTTAATGGTGAAAAACTATTAATTATTACCACAGAAGGTGATGAAGTTAATTTTAAATCATCACGTAATATTGAAAAGGTAAATATAATTACATCAGCTGGTATTAATATATATAATTTATTAAATGCAAACAAATTATTAGTAACAGAAAAAGCAATAAAAGCAATTGAAGAGGTGTACGCATAATGCATATTACAAATGTCATAAAAAAGCCAATTTTATCAGAAAAAACATATCATAATATGGCAAATGGGGTTTATACTTTTGAAGTTGCGCGTACAGCAAATAAAGTTCAAATTAAAAAAGCTTTTGAAAAAATCTTTGAAGTAAAGGTTGAAAAAGTTAATGTTATTAATTATGACCCAAAAGAAAAGAAAATGGGAAAATTTGTTGGAGAGACAACATATACAAAACGTGCAATTATTAAATTAAAACCAGGTGAGAAATTAGATTTATTAGGAGAAGATAAATAATTCCAGGATACACTATCTGGGACTGTTTATTGGCGAAATAGGAGGATAAATAAAAATGCCAATTAAGAGTTTTAAACCAGTCACACCGAGTCGTCGCAATATGACGTCATTAGATTATTCCGTGTTGACAACTGACCGCCCGAAAAAATCATTAATTGAAACTCGAAAAAAACATGCTGGTCGTAATAACCAAGGAGTTATTACAACAAGACATAAAGGTGGCGGCCACAAAGTTAAATATCGTATTATTGACTTTAAACGTAATAAGGATAATATTATTGGAAAAATTGCAACAATTGAATATGATCCAAATCGTAATGCCTTTATTTGTTTAGTTAATTATGTTGATGGTGAAAAAAGATATATTTTAGCACCAAAAACCATCAAAGTTGGAATGCAAATTGTTAGCGGCGAGAAAACGGATATTAAAGTTGGAAACTGCATGAAATTAAAAAACATTCCAGAAGGGACTGTTCTACATAATTTAGAATTACGGCCAGGCAAAGGTGGTCAATTAGCTCGTTCGGCTGGTTCATCAGTGCAATTATTAGGGAAAGATGAAGATGGTAAATATGTCACAATTCGATTAACATCAGGTGAAGTTTGTAAAGTTTTAGGAGAATGTCGAGCAACAGTTGGTGAAGTTGGAAACGAAGACTACGCCCTAGTAAATTGAGGAAAAGCAGGACGAAACCGCTGACGTGGAATTCGTCCAACTGTTCGTGGGTCAGTTATGAACCCAAATGATCACCCACATGGTGGGGGAGAAGGTAAAGCTCCGGTTGGTCGAAAAGCACCAATGACACCATGAGGTAAAAAAGCATTAGGAGTGAAAACTCGTAACAAGAAAAAAGCTTCAACTAAATTAATCGTTAGAAGACGTACTAAATAATCTTACTAATTAGGGTCAATCCGACAAATAATAGTTGAAAGTAAAAATCAAAATTAGAGAGATTATATATAGGAGGCAAAACAATGTCACGAAGTCTAAAAAAAGGGCCATTTGTTGATAAACATTTACAAAAAAAAGTTGAAG
Proteins encoded:
- the rplW gene encoding 50S ribosomal protein L23, whose amino-acid sequence is MHITNVIKKPILSEKTYHNMANGVYTFEVARTANKVQIKKAFEKIFEVKVEKVNVINYDPKEKKMGKFVGETTYTKRAIIKLKPGEKLDLLGEDK
- the rplB gene encoding 50S ribosomal protein L2, with translation MPIKSFKPVTPSRRNMTSLDYSVLTTDRPKKSLIETRKKHAGRNNQGVITTRHKGGGHKVKYRIIDFKRNKDNIIGKIATIEYDPNRNAFICLVNYVDGEKRYILAPKTIKVGMQIVSGEKTDIKVGNCMKLKNIPEGTVLHNLELRPGKGGQLARSAGSSVQLLGKDEDGKYVTIRLTSGEVCKVLGECRATVGEVGNEDYALVNWGKAGRNRWRGIRPTVRGSVMNPNDHPHGGGEGKAPVGRKAPMTPWGKKALGVKTRNKKKASTKLIVRRRTK